The following DNA comes from Streptomyces sp. NBC_00273.
GGCGCGGCCCAGGGTGTAGTAGCCGCCGTAGGTCTCCTTGAGCACCTTCGGGTAGCTGTGCAGCGCCAGTTCGCGCTGGGCCGGGGTGGCCCGGGCCTGCGCCTGCACGATGACGTCGGCCGCGATCTGGCCCGACTCCATGGCGTACGCGATGCCCTCGCCGTTGAACGGGTTGACGAGCCCGCCCGCGTCGCCGACCAGCAGCAGGCCCTTGGTGTAGTGCGGCTGCCGGTTGAAGGCCATCGGCAGGGCCGCGCCGCGGATCGGCTGCGTCATGTTCTCGGGGGTGTAGCCCCAGTCCTCCGGCATGGAGGCGCACCAGGCCTTGAGGACCTCGCGCCAGTCCAGCTCCTTGAAGGCGGAGGAGGAGTTGAGGATGCCGAGGCCGACGTTCGAGGTGCCGTCGCCCATGCCGAAGATCCAGCCGTAGCCGGGCAGCAGCCGGTCCTGCGCGCCGCGCCGGTCCCACAGCTCCAGCCAGGACTCCAGGTAGTCGTCGTCGTGCCGCGGCGAGGTGAAGTACGTCCGCACGGCCACGCCCATCGGGCGGTCCTCGCGCCGGTGCAGGCCCATCGCGAGGGACAGCCGGGAGGAGTTGCCGTCGGCCGCGACGACCAGCGGGGCGTGGAAGGTGACCGGGGTCTTCTCCTCGCCGAGCTTCGCGTGCACGCCCGTGATGTGACCGGTGCGCGCGTCGCGCACCGGCTCGCCGACGGTGCAGCGCTCGTACAGCCGGGCACCGGCCTTCTGCGCCTGGCGGGCCAGGGTCTCGTCGAAGTCGTCGCGCTTGCGGACGAGTCCGTAGTCCGGATAGGAGGCGAGTTCCGGCCAATCCAGCTGGAGCCGCTGGCCGCCGCCGATGATCCGCAGGCCCTTGTTCCGCAGCCAGCCGGCCTCTTCGGAGATGTCGATGCCCATCGCCACCAGCTGCTTGGTGGCGCGCGGGGTCAGGCCGTCGCCGCAGACCTTCTCGCGCGGGAACGCCGTCTTCTCCAGCAGCAGGACGTCCAATCCGGCCTTGGCGAGGTAGTAGGCGGTGGTCGAGCCGGCGGGCCCGGCCCCGACGACGATCACGTCCGCGGAGTGTTCGGAGAGGAGCTCGGTCACTGCGGGATCTCCCGAAGGCTCGATATAGGGTGCCAGGCGGCACCGGACATGTGCAGTCTATGCAGCGAGAGAGATCGCGATCCGAAGGGTGCCTCCGATGACCACCTCGCCGACCCGGCCGCTTCCCGCCGTGCAGCTCCGCGTGCCCACCGACGAGGACGCGCACGCCTGGCACGCGGCCTTCGCCGACCCCGACGTGATGGAGTTCCTGGGAGGTCCCGCGGAGCTGTCCGCGTACGAGGAGATCACCGCGCGCCAGCGCATGCACGACGCCCAGTTGGGTTACTGCCTGTGGACCCTGGTGGACGCGCAGGGCGCGGTGATCGGCTTCACCGGCGCCCAGCCGTGGCCCCGGGAGAAGGCGTGGGGTCCGGTCGGCGAGATCGAGATCGGCTGGCGGCTGGATCGCTCCGCGTGGGGCCAGGGGTACGCGTACGCCGCCGCGCTCGCCACGCTGGAGCGGGTCCGCGCGGCCGGTGTCCCGCACGTGGTGGCGATGATCGACGCCCGGAACGCACGTTCGGTGGCGGTGGCGGAGCGTCTGGGCATGACCCTGGCCGAGGAGTTCGCCACGCCGGCCGGGAATCCGGCCCGGCGCTACGTCCTGGACCTGCGGGGCGGAGGGGAGTGATCCGTGTCCGTCGGCATCAGCCCTTCGGGGCCTGAACCGTCCGGTGGGCCCTCCACTGCCGTCAAGCGGTTGATCACCGGCCTTTCGCTGTGGTGGACGGCCGTGCCGGTGGTGTTCGTGGCGCAGGCGTACCTCTGGTCCGCGGGGGTCCGCGGCCCGCTGGGGGAGGGTGTCGCCCGCGTGCTGCTGTGGACGTGCATCGGCGGGGTCGTGCTCGCACCCGCCCTCGGCCTCGTGGTGGCGCGGGCCGCCGGGCACGCCGGGGCGCGCAAGCGGTTCGCGGTCATGGGCGCCCTGTCCCTGGGCTTCTGCCTCCTCGTCGCCCTTTTCTTCCGGTTCGCCATGGAATGCGCTCCGGGGGACGGCTCCTGCTCCTAGAAGACCGAGAGCCCGGTCAGCGTGGTGAACCGGTCGAGGGCGGCCACGCCCGCCACCGAGTTGCCCCGGGCGTCCAGGCCCGGACTCCACACCGCGAGGGTGCACTGGCCCGGGACGACGGCGACGATGCCGCCGCCCACCCCGCTCTTGCCGGGCAGCCCGACGCGGTAGGCGAACTCGCCCGCCGCGTCGTACGTCCCGCAGGTCAGCATCACCGCGTTGATCTGCTTGGCTTCGCTGCGCGTCAGCAGCCGTGTGCCGTCCGCGCGGAGCCCGTGCCGGGCCAGGAAGCGTCCGGCTCGGGCCAGGTCGGCGCAGCTCATCTCGATGGAGCACTGCCAGAAGTAGTGCTCCAGCAGCGCGGGCACCGGGTTGTCGATGTTCCCGTACGAGGCCATGAAGTGGGCGACGGCCGCGTTGCGGTCGCCGTGCTCCTGCTCGGAGGCCGCGACGTCGGCGTCGAACCCTATGTCCGGGTTCTGGCTCTCCTGCCGCAGGAACTCCAGCAGCTCGCTGCTCGCGTCGCCCGTCAGGGTCTGGAGCCGGTCGGTGACCACGAGGGCACCCGCGTTGATGAATGGATTGCGCGGAATGCCGTTTTCGTACTCCAGCTGGACGAGCGAGTTGAACGGGTTGCCGGAGGGCTCCCGGCCGACCCGCTCCCACAGGCTGTCGCCGCCCTCCGCCAGGGCCAGGGCGAGCGCGAAGACCTTGGTGATGGACTGGGCGGAGAAGGGGACCCGCCAGTCGCCCACCCCGAAGACGTTGCCGTCGAGGTCGGCGATGGCCATCCCGAACTGCCGCCGGTCCACGGCGGCGAGCGCCGGGATGTACTCGGCCGGGGTGCCGCTGCCGATCAGCGGGGCGATGTCGGCGGCGATCCGCTCCAGCAGGGGCCCGTAGTCCACGGGCGCGACGTCTGGCACGGCGGTCAGTCCTTGATGCCCCGGTGCAGCGCGACGATGCCGCCGCTGAGGTTGCGCCAGGCGACCTTGGACCAGCCGGCCTTCTGCAGCAGGGCGGCCAGCGCCGGCTGGTCGGGCCATGCGCGGATGGACTCGGCGAGGTACACGTACGGGTCGGGGTCGGACACCACCGTGCGGGCCACCGGCGGCAGCGCCCGCATCAGGTACTCCGTGTAGACCGTGCGGAACGGCGCCCAGGTGGGCTGCGAGAACTCGCAGATGACGACCTGCCCACCGGGCTTCGTCACCCGGTAGAGCTCGCGCAGGGCGGCGTCGGTGTCCTGGACGTTGCGCAGCCCGAAGGAGATCGTGACGGTGTCGAAGGCGTCGTCCTTGAACGGCAGCTTCGTCGCGTCACCGGCGGTCAGCGGCAGCCAGGAGTGCCTCTTCTTGCCCTCCATGAGCATGCCCAGGGAGAAGTCGCAGGGGACGACGTACGCACCGGTGGCGGCGAAGGGCAGCGAGGAGGTGGCCGTTCCGGCGGCCAGGTCGAGAACCAGGTGCCCGGGGCGCGCACCGACCGCCTTGGCGACCTCCTTGCGCCACAGCCGGGCCTGGCCCAGCGAGATGACGTCGTTGGTGAGGTCGTATTTCGCCGCGATGCCGTCGAACATGGAGGCGACTTCGTGCGGCTGCTTGTCCAGGGAAGCCCTTGTCACTGGCGTTCGCCCCTCGGTGTGCGATGCGGATCGGCGGGTACGCGCCCCATCCTCTCAGGCCCCGCCCCCCGCGGGCCGCGCGGGCTCCGCCACCCCCGGCCCCCCTTCCCACCGGACGGGTGTCGGAAACTGTTCCGAAGGACAGTTACGCCGCGCCCCGGCGGACACGTTGACTGACACGGTGCGGCCCGGTGAGGGTCACCCCCCGGATCGGTGACCGAATCGTGGCCGATCCGGTAGTGGCCGCCGCGAACAGGAAGCTTCACGATGCCGCCAGGCCATTCCACCGGTCGCTCCAGCCGCACCAGCCCGCGCGCCCAGCGCCGGGCCGAGCGGCGCAAGCGGCTGCGGCGCACGATCGTCCTCGGCTCGGCGGCACTGGCCGTGGCCTCGGCCACCGCGTACACGTTGCTGCCCCAGGACGACGACGCGAAGGCCGCCGCGGACCGGGCCGCGGCCAAGCCGGACCCGACGGCCGGGGAATCCGACGACGGTTCCGCGAACGCGGTCCCCCAGGGCGGCCAGAAGTCCACCGCCCCCGAACCGTCCACCTCACCCGCGGCGTCTCCCCCGGCCTCGCCCACCCCGTCGACCGGCACCGCGACACCCACCCAGCCGGGCACCTTCAAGGCCTCCACCACCGCAGGCAAGGCCCAGGGCAAGGGGACCGCGCGGCGTTGGCGGGTCGAGGTCGAGGACGGCAGCGGGGTCGACCCGGAGTCGGCCGCCCGCTCGGTCGAGGCGATCCTCGGGGACCCGCGCGGCTGGACCCAGGACCCGAAGTACGGCTTCCAGCTCGTCGCGGCGGGCCAGCCGGTCGATTTCACCATCAAGATCGCCACGCCCAAGACCACGGACCTCCTGTGCCAGGTGGAGACGCCCGAGCTCATCGGCGAGACCAACTGCAGCACGGGGCACACCGTCGTGGTCAACCTCAAGCGCTGGAAAGAGGGTTCGCCGCAGTTCGACGGCACGCCCGAGGAGTACCGGGCACTGATCGTCAACCACGAGGTCGGACACGACCTCGGCCGCGGTCACGAGAGCTGCCCGGGCCCCGGAAAGCCCGCCCCCGCGATGATGCAACAGATCAAGGGGCTCCTCGGCTGCAAGTCCAACGCCTGGCCGTACGACGCGAAGGGAACCTACCTGTCCGGTCCGTCCGTCTCATAGGACGAGGGGGCGACCACAGGACGGGCGCCCGGGGGCTAGGAGAAAACGTGCGCGTCGTCAGCTTCAGCGTCCCGGCGTGGTTCCCCTCGTACGAGGAGCCGGGCGCGGAGGAACGGGCGCCGCACGAGGAGGCACCGGGCTGCGCCGTGCCGGGCGGCCCCGTTCCGGACGGGGACCGGCCCGCCGACGCCCAATTGACCGAGCAGGAGTCGGCCGTGTTCCTGTGCCTGGCCACCGGCGCCTCCAACCGGGAACTCGCCGTCGAACTCCAACTCTCCGTCAGCACCGTCAAGTTCCACGTGGTCAACATACGGGCCAAGCTGGGCGGGATCAGCCGCCTCCAAGCCTGCCTGCTGGCCGCCCTCGCCCGGGAGGACACCCGGCGCGCCGAGGACACCGCCGGCAGCAGACCGGGCGGGCTCAGCGACGACGGTGGAGCAGCCGTCCCCCGATGACCGTGGCCACGCACGTGGTCGCACCCTGCTCCAGCAACTCGGCCTCGTCCGCCACCGCGAAGACCGCGAAGCGCGCCGGAACCCCCGCCTCCAGGATCCCGTGGAAGGCCTCCGCCGCAGCGCCCCGGCCGGCGAAGGGATCCAGCGCGGGCAGCCCCTCGTAGGCGGCGGGCGGCAGGATCGTGAGCCCGGACCGGGACACCGCCGTACGCACCGCCGGGATCGTGAAACGGCCGCAGACCGCCACCACCCCGCGGGCCAGCAGCCGCTGCGTGCCGCGCCGGGCGCTGTGGCCCCACCGCGGCTCGGTCATCGTCAGCGCCTCCAGTGCGGCCGCCCCCCGGATCGGGTCGGCGCCGAGCTCGGTGACCTCGTACGGGTCGTCCGGGTAGTACGTGCGCTCCAGCAGCTCGTCCGCCCCGCGCACCACCAGCCCCGGGGTGATCACCCCGGGCCAGCGGCGGGTCCGGGCGTGCGGGTGTGCCGCGGCGACCTCCTCGTACGGTCCCGTGCGGGCGATCCGGTCGCCGTCGACGAGGACCGCACCGCCCGGCAGCGGCGCGGATCCCGGCCCGGTGACCAGGAGTTCGGCGGTGTGCAGCGTCAGCATCGGTCGGCGGGCGTCGTCAGTTCGTGGAGATGAGCTTCAGCTCGGGGTGCGCCGTTCCGCCCTCGATGGCGGTGGAAGAGATGTGCGAGACCACGCGCTCGTCGACCGGGTCGTTCGCCGGGTCGTCGTGCACGAGCAGGTGCTCGTAGGTCGTCGCGCGCTGCGCCGGGGTGCGGCCCGCCTTGCGGATCAGGTCGATGATCTCCTGACGGTTGGAGCGGTGCTTGGCACCGGCCGAGGAGACGACGTTCTCCTCGAGCATGATCGAGCCGAGGTCGTCGGCGCCGTAGTGCAGCGACAGCTGGCCCGCCTCCTTGCCGACGGTCAGCCAGGAGCCCTGGATGTGGGCGATGTTGTCGAGGAACAGGCGCGCGATCGCGATCATGCGCAGGTACTCGAAGATCGTCGCCTGGGTGCGGCCCTTGAGGCGGTTGTTCTCGGGCTGGTAGGTGTACGGGATGAAGGCGCGGAAGCCGCCCGTACGGTCCTGCGTGTCGCGGATCATCGCGATGTGCTCGATGCGCTCGGCGTTGGTCTCGCCGGTGCCCATCAGCATGGTGGAGGTGGACTCCACGCCCAGCTTGTGGGCGATCTCCATGATCTCCAGCCAGCGCTCGCCGGACTCCTTGAGCGGCGCGATCGCCGTGCGCGGCCGCTCCGGCAGCAGCTCGGCGCCGGCGCCCGCGAACGAGTCGAGGCCGGCCGCGTGGATGCGCTGGATGGCCTCCTCCGCCGAGACGCCCGAGATGCGGGCCATGTGCTCGACCTCGGACGCGCCGAGGGAGTGGATGACCAGCTGCGGGAATGCCTGCTTGATGGCGGAGAAGTGGTGCTCGTAGTACTCGACGCCGTAGTCCGGGTGGTGCCCGCCCTGGAACATGATCTGGGTGCCGCCGAGCTCGACGGTCTCCGCGCAGCGGCGCAGGATGTCGTCGAGGTCGCGGGACCAACCCTTCTTCGCGTCCTTGGGGGCCGCGTAGAAGGCACAGAACTTGCACGCC
Coding sequences within:
- a CDS encoding geranylgeranyl reductase family protein; protein product: MTELLSEHSADVIVVGAGPAGSTTAYYLAKAGLDVLLLEKTAFPREKVCGDGLTPRATKQLVAMGIDISEEAGWLRNKGLRIIGGGQRLQLDWPELASYPDYGLVRKRDDFDETLARQAQKAGARLYERCTVGEPVRDARTGHITGVHAKLGEEKTPVTFHAPLVVAADGNSSRLSLAMGLHRREDRPMGVAVRTYFTSPRHDDDYLESWLELWDRRGAQDRLLPGYGWIFGMGDGTSNVGLGILNSSSAFKELDWREVLKAWCASMPEDWGYTPENMTQPIRGAALPMAFNRQPHYTKGLLLVGDAGGLVNPFNGEGIAYAMESGQIAADVIVQAQARATPAQRELALHSYPKVLKETYGGYYTLGRAFVKLIGNPKVMQIAAQRGLTHPVLMRFTLKMLANLTDPTGGDAMDRIINGLSKVAPKA
- a CDS encoding GNAT family N-acetyltransferase — its product is MTTSPTRPLPAVQLRVPTDEDAHAWHAAFADPDVMEFLGGPAELSAYEEITARQRMHDAQLGYCLWTLVDAQGAVIGFTGAQPWPREKAWGPVGEIEIGWRLDRSAWGQGYAYAAALATLERVRAAGVPHVVAMIDARNARSVAVAERLGMTLAEEFATPAGNPARRYVLDLRGGGE
- a CDS encoding glutaminase, which translates into the protein MDYGPLLERIAADIAPLIGSGTPAEYIPALAAVDRRQFGMAIADLDGNVFGVGDWRVPFSAQSITKVFALALALAEGGDSLWERVGREPSGNPFNSLVQLEYENGIPRNPFINAGALVVTDRLQTLTGDASSELLEFLRQESQNPDIGFDADVAASEQEHGDRNAAVAHFMASYGNIDNPVPALLEHYFWQCSIEMSCADLARAGRFLARHGLRADGTRLLTRSEAKQINAVMLTCGTYDAAGEFAYRVGLPGKSGVGGGIVAVVPGQCTLAVWSPGLDARGNSVAGVAALDRFTTLTGLSVF
- a CDS encoding demethylmenaquinone methyltransferase, with product MTRASLDKQPHEVASMFDGIAAKYDLTNDVISLGQARLWRKEVAKAVGARPGHLVLDLAAGTATSSLPFAATGAYVVPCDFSLGMLMEGKKRHSWLPLTAGDATKLPFKDDAFDTVTISFGLRNVQDTDAALRELYRVTKPGGQVVICEFSQPTWAPFRTVYTEYLMRALPPVARTVVSDPDPYVYLAESIRAWPDQPALAALLQKAGWSKVAWRNLSGGIVALHRGIKD
- a CDS encoding DUF3152 domain-containing protein, whose amino-acid sequence is MPPGHSTGRSSRTSPRAQRRAERRKRLRRTIVLGSAALAVASATAYTLLPQDDDAKAAADRAAAKPDPTAGESDDGSANAVPQGGQKSTAPEPSTSPAASPPASPTPSTGTATPTQPGTFKASTTAGKAQGKGTARRWRVEVEDGSGVDPESAARSVEAILGDPRGWTQDPKYGFQLVAAGQPVDFTIKIATPKTTDLLCQVETPELIGETNCSTGHTVVVNLKRWKEGSPQFDGTPEEYRALIVNHEVGHDLGRGHESCPGPGKPAPAMMQQIKGLLGCKSNAWPYDAKGTYLSGPSVS
- a CDS encoding response regulator transcription factor; this encodes MRVVSFSVPAWFPSYEEPGAEERAPHEEAPGCAVPGGPVPDGDRPADAQLTEQESAVFLCLATGASNRELAVELQLSVSTVKFHVVNIRAKLGGISRLQACLLAALAREDTRRAEDTAGSRPGGLSDDGGAAVPR
- a CDS encoding imidazolonepropionase-like domain-containing protein, yielding MLTLHTAELLVTGPGSAPLPGGAVLVDGDRIARTGPYEEVAAAHPHARTRRWPGVITPGLVVRGADELLERTYYPDDPYEVTELGADPIRGAAALEALTMTEPRWGHSARRGTQRLLARGVVAVCGRFTIPAVRTAVSRSGLTILPPAAYEGLPALDPFAGRGAAAEAFHGILEAGVPARFAVFAVADEAELLEQGATTCVATVIGGRLLHRRR
- the mqnC gene encoding cyclic dehypoxanthinyl futalosine synthase, whose translation is MTDQAVLQSVLDRAAAGGRITKEEALDLYRHAPLHALGQAADAVRRRRYAGTEHIATYIIERNINYTNVCVTACKFCAFYAAPKDAKKGWSRDLDDILRRCAETVELGGTQIMFQGGHHPDYGVEYYEHHFSAIKQAFPQLVIHSLGASEVEHMARISGVSAEEAIQRIHAAGLDSFAGAGAELLPERPRTAIAPLKESGERWLEIMEIAHKLGVESTSTMLMGTGETNAERIEHIAMIRDTQDRTGGFRAFIPYTYQPENNRLKGRTQATIFEYLRMIAIARLFLDNIAHIQGSWLTVGKEAGQLSLHYGADDLGSIMLEENVVSSAGAKHRSNRQEIIDLIRKAGRTPAQRATTYEHLLVHDDPANDPVDERVVSHISSTAIEGGTAHPELKLISTN